Proteins from one Lacrimispora sphenoides genomic window:
- a CDS encoding amino acid ABC transporter permease, protein MDKLFGWERFFENIPKILPYLSVTFRIVVYATGFGVLLAAFIVLAELKKIPVLNPFFKVYVSFMRGTPMLVQLMIIYYGIPALIDPVFGTNINRGFSAVTFAYITFILNQGAFLSAIFYGAITSIPYGQTEAGFSVGLTELQTFRRILLPQMVRIALPPFGSDLVGLFQNSSLVFLIGVTDIMGRAKSIGAATKHVLEAYVFVVIIYIVISLTIRLLFYYLNTKLEYGREGVE, encoded by the coding sequence ATGGATAAACTGTTTGGCTGGGAGCGGTTCTTTGAAAATATCCCTAAAATTCTTCCGTATTTATCGGTGACCTTTCGGATTGTGGTTTATGCCACCGGATTCGGAGTGCTTCTTGCCGCGTTCATTGTTCTGGCAGAGCTTAAAAAGATACCGGTACTGAATCCGTTTTTTAAGGTGTATGTCTCATTCATGAGAGGAACCCCCATGCTGGTACAGTTGATGATTATTTATTACGGGATACCGGCCCTCATTGATCCTGTTTTCGGGACCAACATCAACAGGGGGTTCAGTGCGGTAACGTTTGCTTATATTACCTTTATCTTAAATCAGGGAGCATTTCTTTCTGCCATATTTTACGGTGCAATCACATCCATTCCCTATGGGCAGACAGAGGCGGGCTTCAGTGTGGGACTTACGGAGCTTCAGACCTTTCGGAGGATCCTTTTGCCCCAGATGGTGAGGATTGCCCTGCCGCCTTTTGGCTCTGATCTGGTGGGACTGTTTCAAAACTCCTCTCTTGTATTTCTCATCGGTGTTACGGATATCATGGGAAGGGCCAAATCCATCGGCGCGGCCACAAAGCACGTACTGGAAGCCTATGTGTTTGTGGTGATCATCTATATTGTTATCAGTTTAACAATCCGGCTTCTTTTTTATTACTTAAATACAAAACTGGAGTATGGGAGAGAAGGGGTAGAATGA
- a CDS encoding amino acid ABC transporter ATP-binding protein produces the protein MIEVKNVKKAFGKQQVLKDVSVEVEDGQVVVVLGPSGSGKTTLLRCINFLENADSGQLAIGDTCVDLKKATKKQILEIRRKTAFVFQNYNLFANKTALENVIEGLVTARHIPREEAIKRGKEALDWVGLGEKYHCYPCNLSGGQQQRVGIARAFVLNPEVILFDEPTSALDPELVGETLDIIKKVAGRGIAMIVVTHEMSFAQDVANKVIFMDEGIVVEEGSPEEIFSNPKEERTRQFLSRIISLDSNYSI, from the coding sequence ATGATTGAAGTAAAGAATGTAAAAAAGGCCTTTGGAAAGCAGCAGGTCCTAAAGGATGTTTCTGTGGAGGTGGAGGATGGCCAGGTGGTGGTCGTCCTAGGCCCCAGCGGTTCGGGGAAAACCACATTGCTGCGGTGTATTAATTTCCTGGAAAATGCGGACAGCGGACAGCTTGCCATTGGAGATACCTGCGTGGATTTGAAAAAAGCCACCAAAAAGCAAATATTGGAGATCAGAAGGAAAACGGCTTTTGTTTTTCAAAATTATAATCTTTTTGCCAATAAAACTGCATTGGAAAATGTGATAGAAGGCCTAGTTACGGCTAGGCATATTCCCAGGGAGGAAGCCATAAAACGGGGGAAGGAAGCCCTTGACTGGGTGGGACTGGGGGAGAAATATCATTGTTATCCCTGCAACCTTTCCGGCGGGCAGCAGCAGCGTGTGGGCATTGCCAGAGCCTTTGTCTTAAATCCGGAAGTGATTCTGTTTGATGAACCAACGTCTGCCCTGGATCCGGAGCTGGTAGGAGAAACCCTTGATATCATTAAGAAAGTGGCGGGAAGAGGAATTGCGATGATCGTGGTGACCCATGAAATGTCCTTTGCCCAGGATGTTGCCAATAAAGTGATCTTTATGGATGAAGGGATTGTTGTGGAAGAGGGAAGTCCGGAAGAGATTTTTTCAAATCCGAAAGAAGAGAGGACCAGACAATTTTTATCAAGAATCATTTCCCTGGATTCCAACTATTCGATATAA
- a CDS encoding BglG family transcription antiterminator, whose product MLDCSFKEISVLNMLLENSYVENVKIMEMFDISQRTVQIEIASLNDKLKQYGRSNVRIRNKRGKGYFLEYFPEDKSWIDELKRSCYGHLNLSLNRLLGRKERVQHIIRRLVSSVNGIKAEELADMLNISLATLNKDMRTVRKYLLFYQIQIVSIPYHGMKVTGEELAIRSCLMDFCDIYNDSQQNIFLFHCLKEYGIAIEDIRKNIARLKSVLYETGYRVPDTGFQRLVLYLAVLPIRSGCGTMKPQDFPPQLEKLEEFSVGQRILGEGKELSEYYYMAVFLLSNRELFEDGAEESYMKTAPEGLETYKEVMKFLKDSIFLDLTHYKEVSDHLLLFFCKWRLRNRLGIVELEFPYSIKCRTNRMISSQALANYIYNELPGHRTDEIQDMMYYELIILIYNLVYRIRNQYEPTNVILINEIGRAADSTIIRRLKLNADELNIHFHSHYLYETGGLDYSKYDYVFLPAGMKFKSDYLPIPIYYYDFFNKFSYDLWAKVISKKRKVGAILNYMGSPDMVGLDCGIENLAETIAEYFWREHIAPSYTKLGFNKLIHSAIYHTDYVAKEKKKYINIFTGTEPHQQYYIFCLKEEVLLNGAAIKEIHFILLDLRKGLVEVKNGDSELRHLIDG is encoded by the coding sequence ATGCTTGATTGCAGCTTCAAGGAAATCAGTGTTTTAAACATGCTTTTGGAAAACAGTTATGTGGAAAATGTGAAGATTATGGAAATGTTTGATATTTCCCAGCGTACGGTGCAGATAGAAATAGCATCCCTGAATGATAAGCTGAAACAATACGGCAGATCCAATGTAAGGATACGCAATAAGAGGGGAAAGGGATATTTTCTGGAGTATTTTCCTGAAGATAAGTCTTGGATCGATGAGCTGAAACGTTCCTGCTACGGACATCTGAATCTGTCCTTAAACAGGCTTTTGGGCCGTAAGGAAAGGGTTCAGCATATCATCCGCCGTCTTGTGTCCTCCGTCAACGGCATAAAGGCAGAAGAACTGGCCGATATGCTTAACATAAGCCTTGCAACTCTGAATAAGGATATGAGAACCGTAAGAAAATACTTGCTGTTTTACCAGATACAGATTGTTTCCATCCCTTATCACGGAATGAAGGTGACGGGAGAAGAGCTTGCCATCCGTTCCTGTCTGATGGACTTTTGCGATATTTATAATGATTCCCAGCAGAACATCTTTCTATTTCACTGTTTAAAGGAGTACGGCATTGCCATAGAAGACATCAGGAAGAACATTGCAAGGCTGAAATCAGTTTTATATGAAACCGGGTACCGGGTGCCAGATACGGGATTTCAAAGGCTGGTCCTTTATCTGGCAGTTTTGCCTATAAGATCAGGCTGTGGAACTATGAAGCCTCAGGATTTCCCGCCTCAGCTTGAAAAACTAGAGGAATTTTCTGTGGGGCAAAGAATTTTAGGAGAGGGCAAGGAGCTTTCCGAGTACTATTACATGGCAGTTTTTCTATTGAGCAACCGGGAATTGTTTGAAGACGGGGCTGAGGAAAGCTATATGAAAACAGCACCCGAGGGTCTGGAAACCTATAAAGAGGTTATGAAATTTTTAAAGGACAGTATATTTTTGGACCTTACTCACTATAAAGAAGTCAGTGACCACCTTCTCCTGTTTTTTTGCAAATGGCGGCTGAGAAACAGGTTGGGCATTGTGGAACTGGAATTTCCCTATTCCATAAAATGCAGGACTAACCGGATGATTTCGTCCCAGGCTTTGGCAAATTATATTTACAATGAGCTCCCGGGGCACAGAACCGATGAGATACAGGACATGATGTACTACGAGCTGATCATTCTGATCTATAATCTCGTCTACCGCATCCGGAACCAGTATGAGCCGACCAATGTCATTCTGATCAATGAAATAGGAAGGGCAGCTGATTCAACGATCATAAGGAGGCTGAAGTTAAATGCTGATGAATTGAATATTCATTTTCATTCCCATTATTTATACGAAACTGGGGGGCTTGATTATTCAAAGTATGATTACGTCTTTTTGCCTGCAGGGATGAAATTTAAATCGGATTATTTACCTATTCCTATTTATTATTACGATTTTTTCAACAAGTTCTCTTATGACCTCTGGGCAAAAGTTATTTCAAAGAAGAGAAAAGTGGGAGCCATTTTAAATTACATGGGATCCCCGGATATGGTGGGGCTGGACTGCGGGATAGAAAACCTGGCAGAAACCATTGCGGAATATTTCTGGCGGGAACATATTGCTCCCAGCTATACGAAGCTGGGATTTAACAAATTAATTCACAGCGCCATTTACCATACGGATTATGTAGCTAAAGAAAAGAAAAAGTACATCAATATTTTTACAGGAACCGAGCCTCATCAGCAGTACTATATCTTCTGTCTTAAAGAGGAGGTCTTGTTAAATGGAGCGGCAATCAAGGAGATCCATTTCATTCTTCTGGACTTAAGGAAAGGGCTGGTGGAGGTGAAGAACGGGGATTCTGAACTGCGCCACCTTATTGATGGCTGA
- a CDS encoding PTS system mannose/fructose/sorbose family transporter subunit IID, with product MSAGKERAVGLDNPNTQAKGSYIKITRKDLNAVYWRLQIFGLGITVTSSNAQAIGFITALAPVLKKVYKDAGKAARVEAMQRHLAYFLSQNTATGMILGITAAIEETTEVDEKEAVVAVKAGMMGPLAGIGDSVFKITIQAIAGSIGAAYALQGNLIGPILMFLIYNGINIGVKYFGTIMGYEKGIEFVQSGEQAKVIQKIINISTMVGVIVLGALIGNYVKINVGTEIVINETVVNIQALLDGILPKLLPLLFTIGLYKLHSRMPRKYLILLIFGILIVGTLLAMAGILV from the coding sequence ATGAGTGCTGGGAAAGAAAGAGCAGTTGGGCTGGATAATCCCAATACACAGGCAAAAGGAAGCTACATAAAAATAACACGTAAGGATTTAAATGCGGTCTATTGGCGTCTGCAGATTTTCGGCCTTGGAATCACCGTAACCTCAAGTAATGCCCAGGCCATTGGATTCATTACTGCATTGGCGCCGGTATTAAAAAAGGTTTATAAGGATGCGGGAAAAGCCGCCAGGGTAGAGGCCATGCAAAGGCATCTGGCTTATTTTCTCTCTCAAAATACGGCTACGGGTATGATCCTTGGGATCACTGCGGCCATTGAGGAAACCACGGAAGTGGACGAAAAAGAAGCAGTAGTTGCAGTAAAAGCGGGCATGATGGGGCCTTTGGCAGGAATCGGAGACAGTGTATTTAAAATCACCATCCAGGCCATTGCAGGAAGTATCGGTGCGGCCTATGCCCTGCAGGGAAATTTAATTGGCCCTATTCTGATGTTCCTGATTTACAATGGCATCAACATTGGGGTTAAGTATTTCGGCACCATCATGGGATATGAAAAAGGGATCGAATTTGTTCAGAGCGGGGAGCAGGCAAAGGTGATCCAGAAAATCATAAATATATCCACCATGGTAGGTGTGATCGTGCTGGGAGCTCTTATAGGAAATTATGTGAAGATCAATGTGGGGACAGAAATCGTCATCAATGAGACCGTCGTAAACATTCAGGCTCTTTTAGACGGGATCCTGCCAAAGCTGCTTCCACTTTTGTTCACCATCGGGCTTTATAAGCTTCACAGCCGGATGCCGAGAAAATATCTGATCCTTCTTATTTTCGGCATCTTGATTGTGGGAACTTTGCTGGCAATGGCCGGTATACTGGTTTAG
- a CDS encoding tyrosine-protein phosphatase yields MEIKYIEAFPLDNGKTELNIVSDEETLEEYYLYWTYEKDPFTQNRSFLFSSREKKLTFHAAPEKRKQIYFIIEWKNQAPMLFGYRILPVDGMYNLRDMGGYMTGSGKRIKWGIGFRSDYFAFLEDAGLEYVKSLGIKTIIDYRNEEEIKRSPNRELGEGVTTYSCDPNAHTAMVAGLLHNNENLAKDEAIIEQARIAVEENSNAGDLRMIQQQLNFVISDESRAAFGTSLRLLALRSNNPSVQHCRGGKDRTGFGAMLLEGILGVPKDILIYDYMLTKRARAEKNVRYYQKYLELAKDKRVADYLFSLFDTKPEYIEASINKILEDYGTIREYAKTALSLDDTIIKQLEDIFLE; encoded by the coding sequence ATGGAGATAAAATACATCGAGGCCTTTCCTCTGGATAACGGCAAAACAGAATTAAACATTGTTTCGGATGAAGAGACGCTGGAGGAATATTATCTGTACTGGACCTATGAAAAAGATCCCTTTACTCAAAACCGCAGTTTTCTCTTCTCATCCAGGGAAAAAAAATTGACGTTTCATGCCGCACCTGAAAAAAGAAAACAGATTTATTTTATCATTGAATGGAAGAATCAGGCGCCCATGCTGTTTGGATACCGGATCCTTCCGGTAGATGGAATGTATAATCTGCGGGACATGGGAGGGTATATGACCGGGTCGGGAAAGAGAATAAAATGGGGCATCGGATTCCGCTCAGATTATTTCGCTTTTCTGGAAGACGCCGGACTGGAGTATGTAAAAAGCCTGGGAATTAAAACCATCATTGATTACAGAAATGAAGAGGAGATAAAAAGAAGCCCCAACCGGGAGCTGGGAGAGGGTGTGACCACTTATTCCTGCGACCCCAATGCCCATACGGCCATGGTTGCCGGACTCCTTCATAATAACGAAAACCTGGCAAAGGATGAGGCCATCATAGAGCAGGCCAGAATCGCGGTAGAAGAAAATTCCAATGCCGGTGACTTAAGGATGATACAGCAGCAATTGAATTTTGTTATATCCGATGAAAGCCGTGCTGCTTTTGGAACCAGCTTAAGACTCTTAGCCCTGCGGTCAAATAATCCCAGCGTCCAGCACTGCAGGGGAGGAAAAGACAGGACTGGGTTCGGAGCAATGCTTTTAGAAGGGATCCTTGGGGTTCCGAAAGATATTTTGATCTATGATTATATGCTCACGAAAAGGGCAAGAGCAGAAAAAAATGTCCGCTATTATCAAAAATATCTGGAGCTTGCCAAGGATAAACGGGTAGCAGATTATCTGTTCTCGCTCTTTGATACAAAGCCGGAGTATATCGAAGCTTCCATCAATAAAATCCTTGAGGATTACGGTACCATCAGAGAGTATGCAAAAACTGCCTTATCACTGGATGACACCATCATCAAACAGCTGGAGGATATTTTCCTGGAATAA
- a CDS encoding transporter substrate-binding domain-containing protein translates to MMNQWIKKIVLKAVLTALGAAMLTGCGKKTAAADTGVTKVVVGTGNAYAPYCYLDEKGDLAGYEYEVLKAVDELLPQYEFEYQTSDFANVLISLDAGKIDLAAHQYEWNKERDEKYLFGKEPYTTYVTYLAVTGDRTDIKALDDLKDRKVKSSTGSNSVYILENYNKDHPDNPIKIDYVDNSTDEETVTGLVNGVWDATILTKRDTEKLNQNYGGGRDVLKVTGEPVQSSSTYFVYAKDNTGLQEAVDGAVKQLKESGKLAQISKDVIGGDYTESE, encoded by the coding sequence ATGATGAATCAATGGATAAAAAAAATCGTTTTAAAAGCAGTTCTTACAGCATTGGGAGCGGCAATGCTGACAGGATGCGGCAAGAAAACAGCGGCCGCAGACACCGGGGTCACGAAAGTGGTGGTAGGAACCGGTAATGCCTATGCGCCTTATTGCTATCTGGATGAGAAAGGAGACCTTGCCGGATATGAGTACGAGGTTTTAAAGGCGGTAGATGAGCTGCTTCCCCAGTATGAATTTGAATATCAGACCTCAGATTTTGCCAATGTGCTGATTTCCCTTGATGCGGGCAAGATTGATCTTGCAGCTCATCAATACGAGTGGAACAAGGAAAGAGATGAAAAATATTTATTTGGAAAAGAACCATATACCACCTATGTGACCTACCTTGCCGTAACAGGTGACCGGACGGATATTAAGGCCCTTGATGATTTAAAGGACCGGAAGGTAAAAAGCTCCACCGGGTCAAATTCCGTGTATATCCTGGAGAATTATAATAAAGACCATCCGGATAATCCCATAAAGATTGATTATGTGGATAATTCGACCGATGAAGAGACTGTTACAGGCCTTGTAAACGGTGTCTGGGATGCCACCATCCTGACAAAGCGGGATACGGAAAAGCTGAATCAAAACTATGGAGGCGGCAGGGACGTCTTAAAAGTGACGGGAGAACCGGTCCAGTCTTCTTCCACATACTTCGTATATGCAAAAGACAATACCGGGTTGCAGGAGGCAGTGGATGGAGCGGTAAAGCAATTAAAGGAAAGCGGAAAGCTTGCACAGATATCAAAGGATGTAATCGGCGGGGATTATACGGAAAGCGAGTAA
- a CDS encoding PTS mannose/fructose/sorbose/N-acetylgalactosamine transporter subunit IIC, whose product MAVWQALLIAVWAGYCSFDDQGPQMLRRPLLVGPIVGIILGDVKTGLIISATLELMWMGLGNMAGYKTPDMIIGTIVGTTISITSTGATAEGIAAGVAAATTVAVLSQQLLLIFDFVRQFFAVWADRLALTGEFDSILMVNYVAIAFQFLLRAVPTFLVVYFSAGVVDKILNVIPSNILKGLSTASGILPAVGLSILMTMMMKGFMWPFLIFGFVASTYLGLGILPVTLISLAFAMLYSVMMEIKDRQNETPVAVSGRGDDEDGGYDL is encoded by the coding sequence ATGGCAGTTTGGCAGGCGCTACTTATAGCGGTATGGGCCGGGTATTGTTCATTTGACGATCAGGGCCCGCAAATGCTTCGGAGACCTTTGCTCGTAGGTCCGATAGTAGGAATCATATTAGGGGATGTAAAGACAGGGCTGATTATTTCCGCAACCTTGGAACTTATGTGGATGGGACTGGGAAATATGGCCGGTTACAAGACGCCGGATATGATTATCGGAACCATCGTTGGAACGACCATTTCCATCACGAGCACAGGGGCAACGGCCGAAGGGATCGCGGCAGGGGTGGCTGCGGCTACGACAGTGGCGGTTTTGTCCCAGCAGCTTCTTTTAATCTTTGACTTCGTCCGCCAGTTCTTTGCAGTATGGGCAGACAGGCTGGCTCTGACCGGGGAATTTGACAGCATTTTAATGGTGAATTATGTGGCCATTGCATTCCAGTTTTTACTCCGGGCAGTTCCCACATTTCTTGTGGTTTATTTTTCTGCAGGGGTCGTGGATAAGATTTTAAATGTCATTCCCAGCAATATTTTAAAGGGCTTAAGTACCGCCTCCGGAATATTGCCGGCAGTGGGCTTATCCATCCTCATGACAATGATGATGAAGGGCTTTATGTGGCCTTTCCTGATTTTTGGTTTTGTGGCATCCACCTATCTGGGACTTGGAATTTTGCCGGTGACCTTGATTTCCCTGGCATTTGCTATGCTGTATTCCGTTATGATGGAGATAAAGGACCGTCAGAATGAAACACCGGTGGCCGTTTCAGGGCGCGGAGATGACGAGGATGGAGGTTATGACTTATGA
- a CDS encoding nitrogenase component 1 yields MAKILDKQRYKCAMSAMQTVQAIERAIPVLHSGPGCAQKLSNSSGSSGYFSPNIYPCTSINERDVVFGGVKKLESTIKHSLDVIDADLYVVLTGCIPEIVGDNTEEVVEGFQDAKKPVIYASTAGFKGNNYKGHEQVVDAIIDQLLERSDIRVKNLVNIWADVPYQDEFWLGNLRELEKLVKELGLTPNTIFGYQRGLSNIKRIPQAEFNLLVSPWVGLNNMKNMEKKLGIPYLHYPTLPIGAFETSKFLREVGRFARVPEEKIESLIAEKEAYYYYYIERYADLFLETRVMSKQFTVVADAQYALGITKFLVNDLGLFPAKQFVTDDTPREFREKVCSYFKELNFGIEAEMSFETDGYKIHNEIKAHDYHGYPLILGGHWEKEIAKQTDAHFLNVSWPVNERLVMNSYYAGYDGGLKLIEDIYSVARTRFN; encoded by the coding sequence ATGGCGAAGATCTTAGATAAACAGAGGTATAAATGCGCGATGAGCGCCATGCAGACCGTTCAGGCAATCGAACGGGCGATTCCTGTCCTTCATTCCGGTCCGGGTTGTGCCCAGAAGCTTTCCAATTCCTCGGGAAGCTCCGGTTATTTTTCACCCAACATCTATCCCTGTACCAGCATCAACGAAAGGGATGTTGTATTCGGAGGTGTTAAAAAGCTTGAGTCAACCATCAAGCATTCCCTGGATGTCATTGATGCCGATTTATATGTGGTATTGACCGGCTGTATCCCGGAGATCGTGGGTGACAACACCGAAGAAGTGGTGGAAGGGTTTCAGGATGCCAAAAAGCCGGTAATCTATGCCTCCACCGCAGGCTTTAAGGGCAACAACTACAAGGGCCACGAGCAGGTGGTGGATGCAATCATTGACCAGCTTTTGGAACGGTCAGATATCCGGGTAAAAAATCTGGTGAATATATGGGCGGATGTGCCTTATCAGGATGAGTTCTGGCTGGGAAACTTAAGAGAGCTTGAAAAACTGGTTAAGGAACTTGGTCTTACGCCGAATACGATATTTGGCTATCAAAGGGGATTAAGTAACATAAAGAGGATACCGCAAGCCGAATTTAACTTACTGGTGTCGCCTTGGGTCGGGCTTAATAATATGAAGAACATGGAGAAGAAGCTTGGAATCCCTTACCTCCACTATCCGACTCTCCCCATAGGGGCCTTTGAAACCAGTAAATTCCTTCGGGAAGTGGGCAGGTTTGCAAGAGTGCCAGAGGAGAAGATTGAAAGCCTGATTGCTGAGAAAGAAGCTTATTATTACTACTACATCGAACGCTATGCGGATTTATTCCTGGAGACCAGAGTCATGTCAAAGCAGTTTACGGTGGTAGCCGACGCCCAATATGCCCTTGGCATTACGAAGTTCCTGGTCAATGACCTGGGCTTATTTCCCGCCAAGCAGTTCGTGACGGATGACACCCCAAGAGAATTCAGGGAAAAGGTCTGTTCCTATTTTAAGGAACTGAATTTTGGCATAGAAGCAGAGATGAGCTTTGAGACCGATGGCTACAAGATCCACAACGAGATCAAAGCCCATGACTATCATGGATATCCCCTGATTCTTGGAGGACATTGGGAGAAAGAGATTGCAAAGCAGACCGATGCCCATTTCCTTAATGTATCCTGGCCGGTCAATGAAAGACTGGTCATGAACAGCTATTATGCAGGATATGACGGAGGCTTAAAGCTGATCGAAGACATCTATTCCGTTGCCAGAACAAGATTCAATTAA
- a CDS encoding NifB/NifX family molybdenum-iron cluster-binding protein gives MPYKIAVASSDGENIDMNFGAAHEFFIYEVGEEGEYALLEIREAQKEAGGLSFCQDGCKGRGCEGSHENQPRVDSITDCRCVICKKIGFHIQKQLEKKAVSTFDVEGKIEDAMEKITWYFHRMDHHQSLRGMANETLIGKEGRE, from the coding sequence ATGCCATATAAAATTGCGGTTGCATCTTCTGATGGAGAGAATATTGATATGAATTTTGGGGCGGCCCATGAATTTTTCATCTATGAAGTGGGAGAAGAAGGGGAGTATGCCCTTTTGGAAATAAGAGAAGCACAGAAGGAAGCCGGGGGGCTTTCCTTCTGTCAGGACGGGTGCAAAGGAAGGGGCTGCGAAGGCTCTCACGAAAACCAGCCCAGGGTAGATTCCATAACAGACTGCCGTTGTGTCATTTGCAAAAAGATCGGTTTCCATATTCAGAAACAGCTTGAGAAAAAGGCGGTCAGCACCTTTGATGTGGAAGGGAAAATTGAAGACGCAATGGAGAAAATCACATGGTATTTTCACCGGATGGATCATCATCAGTCACTTCGGGGAATGGCGAATGAAACATTAATAGGAAAGGAAGGCAGGGAATGA
- a CDS encoding amino acid ABC transporter permease — protein MNFNTAHFYESFLYGIKYFPNTLRLVFIPLAIGLTLGTVIALARVYKVPVLCKLLGIFVTVYQGVPIVVALMIYNLVFMLKFNDLAGFLHIKTKAADVDNIWVGIFALSLTAMCSISEAIRGALLSIDNGQDEAGYSVGLTKVQTIRRIIIPQMIPAAIPTLINHVVGLIKASSVVMAIGIIEIVAGATIPSSRTYSFFEGYVAAAVIYWAFTIMIEYLAKVLRRHTGRFRRNPYD, from the coding sequence ATGAATTTTAATACAGCTCATTTTTATGAAAGCTTTCTTTATGGTATTAAGTATTTTCCCAATACCCTGAGGCTTGTGTTCATTCCGCTGGCCATTGGCCTGACTCTGGGAACGGTAATTGCGCTGGCCAGGGTCTATAAAGTGCCTGTTCTCTGTAAGCTTCTTGGGATTTTTGTCACCGTATATCAGGGCGTTCCCATTGTGGTGGCTCTGATGATATATAACCTGGTTTTCATGCTCAAATTCAATGACCTGGCAGGATTCTTACATATTAAAACAAAAGCCGCTGATGTAGATAATATCTGGGTAGGAATTTTTGCACTGAGCCTTACTGCGATGTGTTCCATATCAGAGGCCATCCGGGGAGCCCTGCTGTCCATTGACAATGGGCAGGATGAAGCCGGATATTCCGTAGGGCTTACAAAGGTCCAGACCATCAGGAGGATCATTATCCCCCAGATGATCCCGGCAGCGATCCCCACCCTGATCAATCATGTGGTCGGCTTAATCAAGGCCTCCTCCGTAGTCATGGCCATCGGCATTATTGAAATCGTGGCAGGAGCCACCATTCCAAGCTCCCGGACGTATTCCTTTTTTGAAGGATATGTGGCGGCCGCAGTCATATACTGGGCATTTACCATTATGATCGAATACCTGGCAAAGGTCTTAAGGCGCCATACAGGCAGATTTAGGAGGAATCCATATGATTGA
- a CDS encoding PTS sugar transporter subunit IIA produces MGIRIILASHGLYAQEALNTAGLIIGDIAKYVDVISVTADKSYDQCLKELLDLYASYDDKGSGILILTDIYGGTPAKAATYLALTAPDILVYSGFSMPVLMELFIAQPKTLEEAGSVIERAYEMGLVRINDKLIEEEEQDGDQMDSY; encoded by the coding sequence ATGGGAATTCGTATCATTCTGGCAAGTCATGGCCTGTATGCCCAGGAGGCATTAAATACGGCCGGATTGATCATTGGAGATATTGCAAAATATGTTGATGTCATTTCCGTGACAGCGGATAAAAGCTATGACCAGTGTCTTAAGGAGCTGCTGGATCTGTATGCTTCCTATGATGACAAAGGGTCAGGCATTTTGATCTTAACAGATATTTATGGAGGGACACCGGCCAAGGCAGCCACTTACTTAGCCTTGACAGCGCCTGACATTCTGGTGTATTCCGGTTTTAGCATGCCCGTGCTAATGGAACTGTTTATTGCACAGCCTAAAACACTGGAAGAGGCGGGCTCCGTAATAGAGAGAGCTTATGAAATGGGTCTGGTCCGCATTAACGACAAGCTGATAGAAGAGGAGGAACAAGATGGCGATCAAATGGATTCGTATTGA
- a CDS encoding PTS system mannose/fructose/N-acetylgalactosamine-transporter subunit IIB, whose protein sequence is MAIKWIRIDDRLIHGQVATSWLSHIGAEQVICVSDAAVENPVQVSVLKMAAPAYTVHVFGVDKFIRVYANNPIKKNTFLIMGSFSDALRLKEGGVPIDHINFGGMRTTPERTISYDHIICFSPKEEEDFNKLADMGVKIEYQVAAYDAPVVMKKKIEQLKR, encoded by the coding sequence ATGGCGATCAAATGGATTCGTATTGATGACCGGTTGATTCACGGTCAGGTAGCAACTTCCTGGTTAAGCCACATCGGAGCAGAGCAGGTCATCTGTGTCAGTGATGCCGCTGTGGAAAATCCCGTGCAGGTATCAGTACTGAAAATGGCGGCGCCTGCCTATACGGTCCACGTGTTCGGGGTGGATAAATTTATCCGGGTATATGCCAATAATCCCATTAAGAAAAACACATTTCTGATTATGGGAAGCTTCAGCGATGCGTTAAGGCTGAAAGAGGGAGGCGTGCCCATTGACCACATTAATTTCGGGGGCATGAGAACGACTCCGGAAAGAACTATATCCTATGACCATATCATCTGCTTTTCCCCAAAGGAAGAGGAAGATTTTAATAAACTGGCGGATATGGGGGTTAAGATCGAATATCAGGTTGCGGCCTACGATGCACCTGTGGTTATGAAAAAGAAAATTGAACAGCTTAAGAGGTAG